The following proteins come from a genomic window of Dreissena polymorpha isolate Duluth1 chromosome 1, UMN_Dpol_1.0, whole genome shotgun sequence:
- the LOC127836408 gene encoding carbonic anhydrase 3-like, translated as MIRGSFINNGHTAEFRINRGEIEASNLPNRPGLYIAHDFHVHYGGSILSQAGIMAPGSEHTVNGRRYDGEIHFVLFNSKYGTLENAENKPDGIAVLAFFVTRVPENSFEGMKARGFSQIWLTALPRIRAINSTVNARISLKTFFDRKCEFFTYRGSTTTPQCFQSVQWVIFREPIPVTYQAWSELQALESTGDFDARYGNYRVSQPLNDRIVEANFLPLGNTPNRRRRKLSHTLEGEGDKGNSLNRPSRWWNGPSKRLFPFH; from the exons ATGATCCGGGGGTCCTTTATAAACAACG GTCACACTGCTGAGTTCCGTATCAACCGAGGCGAGATTGAGGCGTCAAACCTCCCGAACAGGCCCGGCCTTTACATCGCACACGACTTTCACGTGCACTATGGCGGAAGCATCCTCAGTCAGGCC gGCATAATGGCGCCTGGTTCCGAGCACACTGTGAATGGACGGCGCTACGACGGAGAG ATCCACTTTGTGTTGTTTAACAGCAAGTATGGTACACTAGAGAACGCCGAGAATAAACCAGACGGCATTGCAGTATTGGCTTTTTTCGTCACG AGAGTACCAGAAAACTCGTTTGAGGGAATGAAGGCGAGGGGTTTCTCCCAGATCTGGTTGACCGCCCTGCCGAGAATCAGGGCTATAA ACAGCACCGTTAACGCTCGAATAAGCCTGAAGACGTTCTTCGACCGGAAGTGCGAGTTCTTCACGTATCGGGGCAGTACAACGACCCCGCAGTGCTTCCAGTCTGTGCAGTGGGTAATCTTCCGCGAGCCAATACCGGTAACGTATCAGGCG TGGTCAGAATTGCAGGCGCTTGAGTCCACCGGAGACTTCGACGCTCGCTATGGAAATTACCGCGTCTCGCAGCCGCTAAACGACCGCATAGTGGAGGCAAACTTCCTGCCTCTCGGTAACACTCCAAACCGACGGAGGCGCAAGTTGAGTCATACACTGGAAGGCGAGGGGGACAAGGGGAACTCCTTGAACAGACCGTCTCGCTGGTGGAATGGACCGTCAAAACGTCTGTTCCCGTTCCATTGA